Proteins encoded in a region of the Candidatus Acidiferrales bacterium genome:
- the cyoE gene encoding heme o synthase — translation MKPVMQGLKANLSLVRPAPHPEASGGRLRLLDYVELTKPEVNFLVVFTTAVGFYLGAQGAWKVLLLLHTLIGTALVAAGTATLNEFMERDADARMRRTANRPLPAGRLAPRQAFWFGVALAAGGAFQLALFVNFLSSLLAFLTLSGYLFLYTPLKKKTTLCTLVGAFPGAMPPLIGWAGARGDLSLEAWILYAILFLWQFPHFLAIGWIYREDYARGGIRMLSVEDAQGRATFRQIVGCLLVLVPVSLSPALLGMAGSLYFFGALVLGLVFLQCGVWAAMSRSKTQARRLVHASVIYIPLVYGLLMWDKLA, via the coding sequence ATGAAGCCTGTGATGCAAGGGCTCAAAGCCAATCTGAGCTTGGTTCGACCCGCCCCTCATCCCGAAGCTTCGGGAGGCCGGCTCCGCCTCCTGGACTACGTGGAGCTGACCAAGCCTGAGGTCAACTTCCTTGTGGTCTTCACCACTGCGGTCGGCTTCTACCTGGGGGCCCAGGGCGCCTGGAAGGTTCTGCTGCTGCTTCACACGCTGATCGGGACAGCTCTGGTCGCCGCCGGAACGGCGACACTCAATGAATTCATGGAGCGCGACGCCGACGCCAGGATGCGTCGCACCGCCAACCGGCCGCTGCCTGCTGGAAGGCTTGCTCCGCGACAAGCGTTTTGGTTTGGAGTAGCGCTGGCGGCTGGCGGCGCGTTCCAGCTCGCGCTCTTCGTCAACTTCCTCTCGAGCCTGCTGGCCTTCCTGACCTTGAGCGGCTACCTTTTTCTCTACACGCCGCTCAAGAAGAAAACAACCCTCTGCACGCTCGTTGGGGCTTTCCCGGGGGCCATGCCGCCGCTGATTGGGTGGGCGGGGGCTCGCGGTGACCTCAGCCTTGAGGCGTGGATTCTCTACGCGATTCTGTTTCTGTGGCAGTTCCCGCACTTCCTTGCCATTGGCTGGATCTACCGCGAAGACTACGCCCGGGGTGGCATTCGGATGCTGTCGGTCGAGGATGCGCAGGGCCGCGCTACCTTCCGCCAGATTGTAGGGTGTTTGCTGGTTCTGGTTCCGGTGAGCCTGAGTCCTGCTCTGCTGGGCATGGCCGGCTCCCTTTACTTCTTTGGAGCCCTCGTCCTGGGGCTGGTGTTTCTGCAATGCGGGGTGTGGGCGGCCATGTCCAGGTCCAAGACGCAGGCTCGGCGACTGGTGCATGCCTCGGTGATCTACATTCCACTGGTGTACGGGTTGTTGATGTGGGACAAATTGGCATGA